A genome region from Geodermatophilus bullaregiensis includes the following:
- the iolD gene encoding 3D-(3,5/4)-trihydroxycyclohexane-1,2-dione acylhydrolase (decyclizing), with product MSEFPPPADLETVRLTVSQAVVRFLAQQYTERDGQRQRLFAGCFGIFGHGNVAGLGQALLQAEVDTPGTLPYVLGRNEQAVVHTAVAYARAKDRLQTWAVSTSVGPGSTNTLTGAALATINRLPVLLLPADTFATRSAGSLLQELERPDSGDVTVNDAFRPVSRYFDRIWRPEQLPGALLGAMRVLTDPAETGAVTLCFPQDVQAEAFDWPVELFAERTWHVGRPLPEPAALQRAVDVIRSARRPLVVAGGGVVYSQATEALDAFATATGIPVGQTQAGKGALPYDHPQSVGAIGSTGTTAANALAREADVVIGIGTRYQDFTTASRTAFNDPGVRFVNVNVAAMDAAKHAGVTVQADARETLTALTDALAGWSVDDAYRARTAELAAEWEATVEAAYHPEVPSAGEGGRLTQNEVIGVVNEVSAPRDVVVCAAGSMPGDLHKMWRVRDRKGYHVEYGYSTMGYEIPGGIGIRMASPDRDVFVMIGDGSYLMMPTELVTAVQEGVKIVVVLVQNHGFASIGALSEQLGSQRFGTRYRYRAANGRLEGDVLPVDLAANAASLGVDVLIAQDGPSLEAALRKAKASDRTTVVHVETDPLIDAPSSQSWWDVPVSEVSTLSSTQEARAVYDRWKAVQRPFLGPSQP from the coding sequence GTGAGCGAGTTCCCGCCGCCGGCCGACCTGGAGACGGTGCGGCTGACCGTCTCCCAGGCCGTGGTGCGCTTCCTGGCGCAGCAGTACACCGAGCGCGACGGGCAGCGGCAGCGGCTGTTCGCCGGTTGCTTCGGCATCTTCGGGCACGGCAACGTCGCCGGGCTCGGCCAGGCGCTGCTGCAGGCCGAGGTCGACACCCCCGGCACCCTCCCCTACGTGCTCGGGCGCAACGAGCAGGCCGTCGTGCACACCGCCGTGGCCTACGCCCGGGCCAAGGACCGGCTGCAGACCTGGGCGGTGTCCACCAGCGTCGGCCCGGGCTCGACGAACACGCTCACCGGCGCGGCACTGGCGACCATCAACCGGCTGCCGGTGCTGCTGCTCCCGGCCGACACCTTCGCCACCCGCTCGGCCGGCTCCCTGCTGCAGGAGCTGGAGCGGCCCGACAGCGGCGACGTGACCGTCAACGACGCGTTCCGGCCGGTGTCGCGGTACTTCGACCGCATCTGGCGGCCCGAGCAGCTGCCCGGCGCGCTGCTGGGCGCGATGCGGGTGCTCACCGACCCGGCCGAGACCGGTGCGGTCACCCTCTGCTTCCCGCAGGACGTGCAGGCCGAGGCGTTCGACTGGCCGGTCGAGCTGTTCGCCGAGCGCACCTGGCACGTCGGCCGGCCGCTGCCCGAGCCGGCCGCCCTGCAGCGCGCCGTCGACGTCATCCGCTCGGCCCGCCGGCCGCTGGTCGTCGCCGGCGGCGGGGTCGTCTACTCGCAGGCCACCGAGGCGCTGGACGCCTTCGCGACCGCCACCGGCATCCCGGTCGGGCAGACCCAGGCCGGCAAGGGTGCCCTGCCCTACGACCACCCGCAGTCGGTGGGCGCGATCGGCTCCACCGGGACGACGGCGGCCAACGCGCTGGCCCGCGAGGCCGACGTCGTCATCGGGATCGGCACCCGCTACCAGGACTTCACCACCGCCTCGCGCACCGCCTTCAACGACCCCGGCGTGCGGTTCGTCAACGTCAACGTCGCCGCGATGGACGCCGCCAAGCACGCCGGCGTGACCGTGCAGGCCGACGCGCGGGAGACCCTCACCGCGCTCACCGACGCGCTGGCCGGCTGGTCGGTCGACGACGCCTACCGGGCCCGCACCGCGGAGCTCGCCGCCGAGTGGGAGGCCACCGTCGAGGCCGCGTACCACCCGGAGGTGCCCAGCGCCGGCGAGGGCGGCCGGCTGACCCAGAACGAGGTCATCGGGGTCGTCAACGAGGTCTCCGCCCCACGCGACGTCGTGGTCTGCGCAGCGGGGTCCATGCCCGGGGACCTGCACAAGATGTGGCGGGTCCGCGACCGCAAGGGCTACCACGTCGAGTACGGCTACTCGACCATGGGTTATGAGATCCCCGGTGGCATCGGCATCCGGATGGCCAGCCCCGACCGCGACGTGTTCGTCATGATCGGCGACGGCTCCTACCTGATGATGCCGACCGAGCTGGTCACCGCCGTCCAGGAGGGCGTCAAGATCGTCGTCGTCCTGGTCCAGAACCACGGCTTCGCCTCGATCGGCGCCCTGTCGGAGCAGCTGGGGTCCCAGCGCTTCGGCACCCGCTACCGCTACCGCGCGGCCAACGGCCGGCTGGAGGGCGATGTGCTGCCGGTGGACCTGGCCGCCAACGCCGCGAGCCTCGGCGTCGACGTCCTCATCGCCCAGGACGGGCCCAGCCTCGAGGCGGCGCTGCGCAAGGCCAAGGCGAGCGACCGGACGACGGTCGTGCACGTCGAGACCGACCCGCTCATCGACGCGCCCTCCAGCCAGTCGTGGTGGGACGTGCCGGTCAGCGAGGTCTCGACGCTGTCGAGCACGCAGGAGGCCCGCGCCGTCTACGACCGCTGGAAGGCCGTCCAGCGTCCCTTCCTCGGTCCGTCCCAGCCGTGA
- a CDS encoding MFS transporter, producing the protein MQVRPRALVLLVAMASAVAQAFGRFSYALLLPAINRDLLDSYALAGLVATANVTAYLLGTVAVSALSRRARPAALIQAGLACSALGLALLTRAGGAGGLAVGLTLTGVGGAFIWVPAPGLAGSVVRPSRRGAAIGVAGSGIGGGIVFASALTWALQARGGDASWRTVYLVETAVALVALVLCLLLLRPARHRDDDAPVRAGALRRVPGWIGLTGGYAAYGLAYSVYTSYLVTALEDDAGFSAGHASAVYTLVGVGLTAGGVVLGPLSDRWGRGGTLIGGYLAMAAAILLVPLGVEPLASASALLFGLTMSGLPAVIAAHLSDSLTPREFAGAFGRCTLAFGLAQLCGPPLGGFLAETAGGFLVPFVLAGVVAAVGAGLSVGVLRAPTARRRPDRTRS; encoded by the coding sequence GTGCAGGTGCGGCCCCGCGCGCTCGTCCTGCTCGTGGCGATGGCCTCCGCCGTCGCCCAGGCCTTCGGCCGCTTCTCGTACGCGTTGCTGCTGCCGGCGATCAACCGCGACCTGCTGGACTCCTACGCGCTGGCCGGGCTGGTCGCCACCGCCAACGTCACCGCCTACCTGCTCGGGACCGTGGCGGTCAGCGCGCTCTCCCGCCGGGCCCGGCCGGCCGCGCTGATCCAGGCCGGGCTGGCCTGCAGTGCCCTGGGCCTCGCGCTGCTCACCCGTGCCGGCGGCGCCGGGGGGCTGGCCGTCGGCCTCACCCTGACCGGCGTCGGCGGCGCGTTCATCTGGGTGCCGGCTCCCGGGCTCGCGGGCTCCGTCGTCCGCCCGTCGCGCCGCGGCGCCGCGATCGGCGTCGCCGGCTCGGGCATCGGCGGGGGGATCGTGTTCGCCAGCGCCCTGACGTGGGCGCTGCAGGCCCGGGGCGGCGACGCCTCCTGGCGCACGGTCTACCTGGTGGAGACGGCGGTCGCGCTGGTCGCGCTCGTCCTGTGCCTGCTCCTGCTGCGGCCGGCGCGGCACCGCGACGACGACGCCCCCGTGCGCGCCGGCGCCCTGCGCCGGGTCCCCGGCTGGATCGGTCTCACCGGCGGGTACGCCGCCTACGGCCTGGCGTACTCCGTCTACACCAGCTACCTGGTGACCGCGCTCGAGGACGACGCGGGCTTCTCGGCCGGACACGCCTCGGCGGTCTACACGCTGGTGGGCGTCGGCCTGACCGCCGGCGGGGTCGTGCTCGGGCCGCTGTCGGACCGGTGGGGCCGCGGCGGCACGCTGATCGGCGGCTACCTGGCCATGGCCGCGGCGATCCTGCTCGTGCCGCTGGGCGTGGAGCCCCTGGCCTCGGCCTCGGCCCTGCTGTTCGGCCTGACGATGTCGGGGCTGCCGGCGGTCATCGCCGCCCACCTGTCGGACTCCCTGACCCCGCGGGAGTTCGCCGGGGCCTTCGGCCGCTGCACCCTGGCCTTCGGCCTGGCGCAGCTGTGCGGCCCCCCGCTCGGGGGGTTCCTCGCCGAGACGGCCGGCGGGTTCCTCGTCCCGTTCGTCCTCGCCGGGGTCGTGGCGGCGGTCGGCGCCGGGCTCAGCGTCGGTGTCCTCCGCGCCCCGACGGCGCGCCGCCGGCCGGACCGCACCCGCTCCTGA
- a CDS encoding GntR family transcriptional regulator, which yields MLTFDIDRSSPTPLYFQLAQAIEGAITGGALPAGSRLENEVLLAQRYGLSRPTVRRAVQELVDKGLLVRKRGVGTQVIQPHVRRSVELTSLYDDLSRAGDAPTTEVLSLDRVPAPADVAKELDVTEGDEIVVVRRLRRSHGEPLALLTNHLPGRFEPTVEQLTERGLYQYLRAQGVHLRVAHQRIGARLARAEEARLLDEPPRSALLTMQRTAFDDQGGAVEYGRHVYRASRYDFETTLVGR from the coding sequence GTGCTCACGTTCGACATCGACCGCTCCAGCCCGACCCCGCTGTACTTCCAGCTCGCCCAGGCGATCGAGGGCGCGATCACCGGGGGCGCCCTGCCGGCCGGCTCGCGGCTGGAGAACGAGGTCCTCCTCGCCCAGCGGTACGGGCTCTCCCGCCCGACCGTGCGCCGGGCGGTGCAGGAGCTGGTCGACAAGGGGCTGCTGGTGCGCAAGCGGGGGGTCGGCACCCAGGTCATCCAGCCGCACGTGCGCCGCTCGGTGGAGCTCACCAGCCTGTACGACGACCTCTCCAGGGCCGGCGATGCGCCGACGACCGAGGTGTTGTCACTGGACCGGGTCCCGGCGCCGGCCGACGTGGCCAAGGAGCTGGACGTGACCGAGGGCGACGAGATCGTCGTGGTGCGCCGCCTGCGGCGCTCGCACGGGGAACCACTGGCACTGCTGACCAACCACCTGCCGGGGCGCTTCGAGCCGACCGTGGAGCAGCTGACCGAGCGGGGCCTCTACCAGTACCTACGCGCTCAGGGCGTGCACCTGCGGGTGGCCCACCAGCGCATCGGTGCGCGGTTGGCTCGCGCCGAGGAGGCCCGCCTGCTCGACGAGCCGCCGCGCTCTGCCCTCCTCACGATGCAGCGGACCGCCTTCGACGACCAGGGCGGGGCCGTCGAGTACGGCCGGCACGTCTACCGCGCGTCCCGCTACGACTTCGAGACCACGCTGGTCGGTCGCTGA
- a CDS encoding class I fructose-bisphosphate aldolase: MSDTALAPTEVLGAPPVCTTYAEVTELRSRDPQAIGRALAARRRRPAFLPEDGRLMLVAADHPARGALSAQGRPTAMNSRTDMLDRLRTALARPGVDGLLATADVAEDLLLLGALEEKVVVASMNRGGLAGASFELDDRMTGYDVAGVVEARFDAAKMLNRIDLDDPGTVGMLERSGSAVTELARAGVVAMLEPFLSRRVDGRVANDLSPDGVIKSVHIAQGLGATSAYTWLKLPVVAEMERVMDATTLPTLLLGGDPSRRPEETYASWRDALALPAVRGLVVGRTLLYPPDDDVAAAVDTAVSLVH; encoded by the coding sequence GTGTCTGACACCGCCCTGGCCCCCACCGAGGTGCTCGGCGCCCCGCCGGTGTGCACCACCTACGCCGAGGTCACCGAGCTGCGCAGCCGGGACCCGCAGGCCATCGGCCGGGCCCTGGCCGCGCGCCGCCGGCGGCCGGCGTTCCTCCCCGAGGACGGTCGGCTCATGCTCGTCGCCGCCGACCACCCGGCCCGCGGCGCCCTGTCCGCCCAGGGGCGGCCGACGGCGATGAACAGCCGCACCGACATGCTCGACCGGCTCCGGACCGCGCTCGCCCGCCCCGGCGTCGACGGCCTGCTCGCCACCGCGGACGTCGCCGAGGACCTGCTGCTGCTCGGTGCGCTCGAGGAGAAGGTCGTGGTGGCCTCGATGAACCGTGGCGGGCTGGCCGGTGCCAGCTTCGAGCTCGACGACCGGATGACCGGTTACGACGTCGCCGGCGTGGTCGAGGCCCGGTTCGACGCGGCCAAGATGCTCAACCGGATCGACCTCGACGACCCCGGCACGGTCGGGATGCTGGAGCGGTCCGGGAGCGCGGTCACCGAGCTCGCCCGGGCCGGGGTCGTGGCCATGCTCGAGCCCTTCCTGTCGCGGCGCGTCGACGGGCGGGTCGCCAACGACCTCAGCCCCGACGGGGTGATCAAGTCGGTGCACATCGCCCAGGGGCTCGGCGCCACCTCGGCCTACACCTGGCTCAAGCTGCCGGTGGTCGCCGAGATGGAGCGGGTCATGGACGCCACCACCCTCCCCACCCTGCTGCTCGGCGGGGACCCCTCCCGCCGGCCCGAGGAGACCTACGCCAGCTGGCGCGACGCCCTGGCGCTGCCCGCGGTCCGGGGCCTCGTCGTCGGCCGCACGCTGCTCTACCCGCCGGACGACGACGTCGCCGCCGCCGTGGACACCGCGGTCTCCTTGGTGCACTGA
- the iolB gene encoding 5-deoxy-glucuronate isomerase encodes MTATTESLHLPAGTAATGPYALEVTPESAGWGHSSLRVLGLAAGGRHTLETGPDEVVVVPLEGGLGIECDGEVLTLAGRSDVFAGPTDFAYLPREATATLSSPGGGRFALCGARARRRLPVRYGPAADVPVELRGAGRCSRQVNNFATADVFEADAIIACEVITPGGNWSSYPPHKHDESSEVETELEEIYYFEVAPGPGGQPGLAYQRVYGTPDRPIDVLAEVRDRDVVLIPHGWHGPSIAAPGHDLYYLNVMAGPGAERAWRIVDDPEHAWIRGTWAAEPIDPRLPLHDPATPNGESRP; translated from the coding sequence ATGACCGCGACCACCGAGTCGCTGCACCTGCCCGCCGGCACCGCCGCCACCGGCCCGTACGCCCTCGAGGTGACGCCGGAGTCCGCCGGCTGGGGGCACTCGAGCCTGCGGGTGCTCGGGCTGGCCGCCGGAGGCCGCCACACGCTGGAGACCGGCCCCGACGAGGTCGTCGTCGTCCCGCTGGAAGGCGGTCTGGGCATCGAGTGCGACGGGGAGGTCCTGACCCTCGCCGGCCGCAGCGACGTCTTCGCCGGGCCGACCGACTTCGCCTACCTCCCGCGGGAGGCCACCGCGACACTGTCCAGCCCCGGCGGCGGGCGCTTCGCCCTCTGCGGCGCCCGCGCCCGCCGGCGGCTGCCGGTCCGCTACGGCCCGGCCGCCGACGTGCCGGTCGAGCTGCGCGGGGCCGGCCGGTGCAGCCGCCAGGTGAACAACTTCGCGACCGCGGACGTCTTCGAGGCCGACGCGATCATCGCCTGCGAGGTGATCACCCCCGGCGGCAACTGGTCGTCGTACCCGCCGCACAAGCACGACGAGTCCTCCGAGGTGGAGACCGAGCTCGAGGAGATCTACTACTTCGAGGTGGCGCCCGGGCCGGGAGGGCAGCCGGGCCTGGCCTACCAGCGGGTCTACGGCACACCCGATCGGCCGATCGACGTGCTGGCCGAGGTGCGCGACCGCGACGTGGTCCTCATCCCGCACGGCTGGCACGGTCCGTCGATCGCCGCCCCCGGCCACGACCTCTACTACCTCAACGTCATGGCCGGTCCCGGGGCCGAGCGCGCCTGGCGGATCGTCGACGACCCCGAGCACGCCTGGATCCGCGGCACCTGGGCCGCCGAGCCGATCGACCCCCGCCTCCCCCTGCACGACCCTGCGACCCCGAACGGAGAGTCCCGACCGTGA
- the iolC gene encoding 5-dehydro-2-deoxygluconokinase produces MGNAREMVVMGRSGVDVYPLQVGVGLEDVETFGKFLGGSAANVSVAAARLGHATALVTGVGDDPFGRFVRRALRELGVDDGLVVVDPAHPTPVTFCEIFPPDDFPLYFYRRPTAPDLQIRPEDLDTSAIRDAGLFWATVTGLSEEPSRSAHHAAWEARGRRRHTVLDLDYRPMFWTSREEATAQVRAALPHVTVAVGNREECEVAVGETDPDRAADALLDAGVELAIVKQGPRGVLGKTRTERVVVPPTPVEVVNGLGAGDAFGGSLAHGLLTGLPLEQVLRNANAAGAIVASRLECSTAMPTAAEIESHVTVSLEGTRV; encoded by the coding sequence GTGGGAAACGCCCGGGAGATGGTCGTGATGGGCCGCAGTGGGGTCGACGTCTACCCCCTGCAGGTCGGCGTCGGACTCGAGGACGTCGAGACGTTCGGCAAGTTCCTCGGCGGCAGTGCCGCGAACGTGTCGGTCGCCGCGGCCCGGCTGGGCCACGCCACCGCCCTGGTCACCGGCGTCGGCGACGACCCGTTCGGCCGGTTCGTGCGGCGGGCCCTGCGCGAGCTGGGCGTCGACGACGGCCTCGTGGTGGTCGACCCGGCCCACCCGACGCCGGTCACCTTCTGCGAGATCTTCCCTCCCGACGACTTCCCGCTGTACTTCTACCGCCGGCCCACCGCCCCGGACCTGCAGATCCGTCCCGAGGACCTGGACACCTCGGCCATCCGGGACGCCGGCCTGTTCTGGGCGACGGTGACCGGCCTGTCCGAGGAGCCGAGCCGGTCGGCCCACCACGCCGCGTGGGAGGCCCGGGGACGGCGCCGGCACACCGTGCTCGACCTGGACTACCGGCCGATGTTCTGGACGTCGCGGGAGGAGGCCACGGCGCAGGTGCGCGCGGCCCTCCCCCACGTCACGGTCGCCGTCGGCAACCGCGAGGAGTGCGAGGTCGCGGTCGGGGAGACCGACCCCGACCGCGCCGCCGACGCGCTGCTCGACGCCGGGGTGGAGCTGGCGATCGTCAAGCAGGGCCCCCGCGGGGTCCTGGGCAAGACCCGCACCGAGCGGGTCGTCGTCCCGCCCACGCCGGTCGAGGTGGTCAACGGCCTCGGCGCCGGTGACGCCTTCGGCGGGTCACTGGCCCACGGCCTGCTCACCGGCCTCCCGCTGGAGCAGGTGCTGCGCAACGCCAACGCCGCCGGCGCCATCGTCGCCTCCCGGCTGGAGTGCTCCACCGCGATGCCGACCGCCGCCGAGATCGAGTCCCACGTCACCGTCTCCCTGGAGGGCACCCGTGTCTGA
- a CDS encoding endonuclease I family protein, translated as MDAALAELAAARDRVYHDAEADRAAADAYYRGVAPEGFAELLRRTHVRMPGYRPSRELYPWVDLQPTGVLRSLYTGHEWDPEELIRADLAVAEARTRELAARSGGPGARADAGAEAALAAEVEAALPFNCEHVVPQSWFARREPMRGDLHHLFACEARCNSFRGNTPFEEFADFPPPATAGPAPRVVRGECGKSEGEGFEPTHGKGAAARAVLYFLLRYPGEVQPGEMPPERREVLVRWHEADPVTDWERHRNAAIAERQGNRNPLVDRPELAGELCGLLGEGAPRAGHR; from the coding sequence GTGGACGCTGCGCTGGCCGAGCTGGCCGCGGCCCGGGACCGCGTCTACCACGACGCGGAGGCCGACCGCGCGGCCGCCGACGCCTACTACCGGGGGGTCGCCCCCGAGGGGTTCGCGGAGCTGCTGAGGCGCACGCACGTGCGGATGCCGGGGTACCGGCCGTCCAGGGAGCTGTACCCGTGGGTGGACCTGCAGCCCACCGGGGTGCTGCGGAGCCTGTACACCGGCCACGAGTGGGACCCGGAGGAGCTGATCCGCGCCGACCTCGCCGTCGCCGAGGCCCGCACCCGGGAGCTGGCCGCCCGGTCCGGCGGGCCGGGGGCCCGGGCCGACGCCGGGGCGGAGGCCGCGCTGGCGGCCGAGGTAGAGGCGGCGTTGCCGTTCAACTGCGAGCACGTGGTGCCGCAGAGCTGGTTCGCCAGGAGGGAGCCGATGCGCGGGGACCTGCACCACCTGTTCGCGTGCGAGGCCCGCTGCAACAGCTTCCGCGGCAACACCCCCTTCGAGGAGTTCGCCGACTTCCCCCCGCCGGCGACGGCGGGCCCGGCGCCCCGGGTGGTGCGCGGCGAGTGCGGCAAGAGCGAGGGCGAGGGGTTCGAGCCGACCCACGGCAAGGGCGCCGCCGCCCGGGCCGTCCTCTACTTCCTGCTGCGCTACCCCGGCGAGGTGCAGCCCGGTGAGATGCCGCCGGAACGCCGGGAGGTGCTGGTGCGCTGGCACGAGGCCGACCCGGTGACCGACTGGGAACGACACCGCAACGCCGCGATCGCCGAGCGCCAGGGCAACCGCAACCCCCTCGTCGACCGGCCCGAGCTGGCCGGGGAGCTGTGCGGTCTCCTGGGCGAGGGGGCTCCCCGGGCCGGCCACCGGTAG